One segment of Prionailurus bengalensis isolate Pbe53 chromosome X, Fcat_Pben_1.1_paternal_pri, whole genome shotgun sequence DNA contains the following:
- the HCFC1 gene encoding host cell factor 1 isoform X2, translated as MASAVSPANSPAVLLQPRWKRVVGWSGPVPRPRHGHRAVAIKELIVVFGGGNEGIVDELHVYNTATNQWFIPAVRGDIPPGCAAYGFVCDGTRLLVFGGMVEYGKYSNDLYELQASRWEWKRLKAKTPKNGPPPCPRLGHSFSLVGNKCYLFGGLANDSEDPKNNIPRYLNDLYILELRPGSGVVAWDIPITYGVLPPPRESHTAVVYTEKDNKKSKLVIYGGMSGCRLGDLWTLDIETLTWNKPSLSGVAPLPRSLHSATTIGNKMYVFGGWVPLVMDDVKVATHEKEWKCTNTLACLNLDTMAWETILMDTLEDNIPRARAGHCAVAINTRLYIWSGRDGYRKAWNNQVCCKDLWYLETEKPPPPARVQLVRANTNSLEVSWGAVATADSYLLQLQKYDIPATAATAASPTPNPVPSVPANPPKSPAPAAAAPAVQPLTQVGITLLPQAAAAPPTTTAIQVLPTVPGSSISVPTAARTQGVPAVLKVTGPQATTGTPLVTMRPASQAGKAPVTVTSLPAGVRMVVPTQSAQGTVIGSSPQMSGMAALAAAAAATQKIPPSSAPTVLSVPAGTTIVKTVAVTPGTTTLPATVKVASSPVMVSNPATRMLKTAAAQVGTSVSSAANTSTRPIITVHKSGTVTVAQQAQVVTTVVGGVTKTITLVKSPISVPGGSALISNLGKVMSVVQTKPVQTSAVTGQASTGPVTQIIQTKGPLPAGTILKLVTSADGKPTTIITTTQASGAGTKPTILGISSVSPSTTKPGTTTIIKTIPMSAIITQAGATGVTSSPGIKSPITIITTKVMTSGTGAPAKIITAVPKIATGHGQQGVTQVVLKGAPGQPGTILRTVPMGGVRLVTPVTVSAVKPAVTTLVVKGTTGVTTLGTVTGTVSTSLAGAGGHSTSASLATPITTLGTIATLSSQVINPTAITVSAAQTTLTAAGGLTTPTITMQPVSQPTQVTLITAPSGVEAQPVHDLPVSILASPTTEQPTATVTIADSGQGEVQPGTVTLVCSNPPCETHETGTTNTATTTVVANLGGQPQPTQVQFVCDRQEAAASLVASTVGQQNGSVVRVCSNPPCETHETGTTHTATTATSNMAGQHGCSNPPCETHETGTTSTATTAVSSIGAGQQRDLRRACVAGTAPAVVRVGMAAGVSEGAQGSVKASCQTRQTGVTGTAMTVLATGAPCSAGPLLGPALAVEAGGRGATFVQLAAVSGQVRPSGPVAGLSQLASVGRQPEAHHTHTTNTPTTVRSAMGAGEPGEARGTPTPAYESSASGAVTVTALEALLCPSATASQVCSDPPCETHDTGTTHTATTSNAGSAQRVCSNPPCETHETGTTHTPTTATSNGGAGQPEGGQQPPAGRPCETHQTTSTGTTMSVGVGTLLPVESGLEVAAPPSIAPQAAASLLAPFPTQRVCSNPPCETHETGTTHTATTVTSNMSSNQDPPPAASDQGDVESTQGDSVNITSSSAVTTTVSSTLTRAVTTVTQSTPVPGPSVPKISSMTEATPGALTTEVPIPATITVTIANTETSDMPFSAVDILQPPEELQASPGPRQQLPPRQLLQPASTPLMGESAEVLSASQTPELQAAVDLSGTGDPSSGQEPASSAVVATVVVQPPPPTQSEVDQLSLPQELMAEAQAGTTTLMVTGLTPEELAVTAAAEAAAQAAATEEAQALAIQAVLQAAQQAVMGTGEPMDTSEAAAAVTQAELGHLSAEGQEGQATTIPIVLTQQELAALVQQQQQLQEAQAQQHHHLPTEALAPADSLNDPAIESNCLNELAAAVPNTVALLPSTATESLAPSNTFVAPQPVVVASPAKLQAAATLTEVANGIESLGVKPDLPPPPSKAPVKKENQWFDVGVIKGTNVMVTHYFLPPDDAVPSDDDSGAVPDYSQLKKQELQPGTAYKFRVAGVNACGRGPFSEISAFKTCLPGFPGAPCAIKISKSPDGAHLTWEPPSVTSGKIIEYSVYLAIQSSQAGGEPKSSAPAQLAFMRVYCGPSPSCLVQSSSLSNAHIDYTTKPAIIFRIAARNEKGYGPATQVRWLQETSKDSSGAKPASKRPMSSPEMKSAPKKSKADGQ; from the exons CGACTAACCAGTGGTTCATCCCAGCCGTGAGAGGGGACATCCCCCCTGGGTGTGCCGCGTATGGCTTCGTGTGTGACGGCACTCGCCTGCTGGTGTTTGGTGGGATGGTGGAGTATGGGAAATACAGCAATGACCTCTACGAGCTCCAG GCAAGCCGGTGGGAATGGAAGAGACTCAAAGCAAAGACGCCCAAAAATGGACCCCCTCCGTGTCCTCGGCTCGGGCACAGCTTCTCCCTCGTGGGCAACAAGTGCTACCTGTTTGGGGGTCTGGCCAACGATAGCGAGGACCCCAAGAACAACATTCCGAG GTACCTGAATGACTTATACATCCTGGAATTGCGGCCGGGCTCCGGAGTGGTGGCCTGGGACATCCCCATCACTTACGGCGTTCTGCCTCCACCCCGGGAGTCCCACACTGCTGTGGTCTATACTGAGAAAGACAACAAGAAGTCCAAGCTGGTGATCTACGGAGGGATGAGCGGCTGCAGGCTGGGGGACCTTTGGACCTTGGATATCG AGACTCTGACGTGGAACAAGCCCAGTCTCAGCGGGGTGGCGCCTCTTCCCCGGAGTCTTCACTCAGCCACGACCATAGGAAACAA AATGTACGTGTTTGGTGGCTGGGTGCCTCTCGTCATGGATGACGTCAAAGTGGCCACACACGAGAAGGAGTGGAAGTGTACCAACACACTGGCTTGTCTCAACCTGG ATACCATGGCCTGGGAGACCATCCTGATGGACACGCTGGAGGACAATATTCCCCGGGCCCGAGCCGGCCACTGTGCCGTAGCCATCAACACCCGCCTGTACATTTGGAGTGGGCGCGACGGCTACCGAAAGGCCTGGAACAACCAGGTCTGCTGCAAGGACCTGTGGTACCTGGAGACAG AAAAGCCACCACCCCCGGCCCGGGTACAGCTGGTACGAGCCAACACCAATTCCCTGGAGGTGAGCTGGGGGGCCGTGGCGACAGCCGACAGTTACCTTCTGCAGCTCCAGAAATATGACATTCCCGCCACGGCCGCTACTGCCGCCTCCCCCACGCCCAATCCGGTCCCGTCTGTGCCCGCCAACCCTCCCAAGAGCCCCGCCCCGGCAGCAGCCGCACCTGCCGTGCAGCCGCTGACCCAGGTAGGCATCACGCTCCTGCCCCAGGCTGCTGCCGCGCCCCCGACCACCACCGCCATCCAGGTCTTGCCGACGGTACCCGGCAGCTCAATCTCCGTGCCCACGGCGGCCAGGACTCAAG GCGTCCCTGCTGTTCTCAAAGTCACCGGTCCTCAGGCCACGACAGGAACCCCGCTGGTCACCATGCGACCTGCCAGCCAGGCTGGGAAAGCCCCCGTCACCGTGACCTCCCTTCCTGCAGGCGTGCGAATGGTTGTGCCGACGCAGAGTGCCCAGGGCACG GTGATTGGCAGCAGCCCGCAGATGAGCGGCATGGCCGCGCTGGCAGCTGCAGCTGCCGCCACCCAGAAGATCCCGCCCTCGTCAGCGCCCACGGTGCTGAGTGTCCCAGCAGGCACGACCATCGTCAAAACCGTGGCTGTGACGCCAGGCACCACCACCCTCCCGGCTACTGTAAAGGTGGCCTCCTCGCCGGTCATG GTGAGCAACCCGGCCACTCGGATGCTGAAGACTGCGGCCGCCCAGGTGGGGACGTCTGTCTCCTCTGCTGCCAACACATCCACCCGCCCCATCATCACGGTGCATAAGTCGGGAACTGTGACAGTGGCCCAGCAAGCCCAGGTGGTGACCACAGTGGTGGGTGGAGTCACCAAGACCATCACCCTGGTGAAGAGCCCCATCTCTGTCCCAGgaggcagtgctctg ATTTCCAACCTGGGCAAGGTGATGTCAGTGGTTCAGACCAAACCGGTTCAGACTTCAGCGGTCACAGGCCAGGCATCTACAGGCCCGGTGACTCAGATCATCCAG ACCAAAGGGCCCCTGCCGGCCGGGACCATCCTGAAGCTGGTAACCTCCGCGGACGGCAAgcccaccaccatcatcactaccACGCAGGCCAGCGGGGCCGGGACTAAGCCCACCATCCTGGGCATCAGCAGCGTGTCCCCGAGCACCACCAAGCCGGGCACGACCACCATCATCAAGACCATCCCCATGTCGGCCATCATCACGCAGGCCGGCGCCACAG GTGTGACCAGCAGTCCGGGCATCAAGTCCCccatcaccattatcaccacCAAGGTGATGACTTCAGGAACCGGAGCGCCTGCCAAAATCATCACAGCTGTCCCTAAAATCGCCACTGGCCACGGGCAGCAAGGAGTGACCCAG GTGGTGCTAAAGGGGGCCCCCGGACAGCCGGGCACCATCCTCCGCACCGTGCCCATGGGGGGTGTCCGCCTGGTCACCCCCGTCACCGTCTCTGCCGTCAAGCCAGCAGTCACCACGTTGGTTGTGAAGGGCACCACAG GCGTCACGACCCTGGGCACAGTGACAGGCACCGTCTCCACCAGCCTTGCCGGAGCTGGGGGCCACAGTACCAGCGCCTCCCTGGCCACGCCCATCACCACGTTGGGCACCATCGCCACCCTCTCAAGCCAAGTGATCAACCCCACCGCCATCACCGTGTCGGCTGCGCAGACCACGCTGACGGCGGCCGGCGGGctcaccacccccaccatcaccatGCAG CCTGTCTCCCAGCCTACCCAGGTGACGCTCATCACGGCGCCCAGTGGAGTCGAGGCCCAGCCCGTGCATGACCTCCCTGTGTCCATTCTGGCCTCGCCCACCACAGAACAGCCCACGGCCACGGTCACCATCGCCGATTCAGGCCAGGGTGAGGTGCAGCCGGGCACCGTGACTCTGGTCTGCTCCAACCCGCCCTGCGAGACCCACGAGACGGGCACCACCAACACAGCCACCACCACCGTCGTGGCTAACCTCGGGGGGCAGCCGCAGCCCACCCAAGTGCAGTTCGTCTGTGACAGACAGGAGGCGGCTGCTTCTCTCGTGGCCTCGACGGTGGGGCAGCAGAACGGCAGCGTGGTTCGCGTCTGCTCCAACCCGCCGTGCGAGACCCACGAGACGGGCACCACACACACGGCCACCACCGCCACGTCCAACATGGCTGGGCAGCACGGCTGCTCCAACCCGCCGTGCGAGACCCACGAGACCGGCACCACCAGCACCGCCACCACCGCTGTGTCGAGCATCGGCGCCGGCCAGCAGCGAGACCTCCGCCGTGCCTGCGTGGCCGGCACCGCTCCTGCCGTGGTCCGGGTCGGCATGGCCGCCGGGGTGTCGGAGGGAGCCCAGGGCTCCGTCAAGGCCTCGTGCCAAACCCGCCAGACCGGCGTGACCGGTACCGCCATGACTGTGCTGGCCACCGGGGCCCCATGCTCGGCCGGCCCGCTCCTTGGGCCGGCCCTGGCGGTGGAGGCCGGTGGCCGCGGCGCCACCTTCGTGCAGCTGGCCGCCGTGAGTGGCCAGGTCAGACCCAGCGGCCCCGTGGCCGGCTTGAGTCAGCTGGCGTCCGTGGGGCGCCAGCCGGAGGCTCATCACACCCACACGACCAACACCCCCACCACGGTCCGCTCCGCCATGGGTGCCGGAGAACCCGGCGAGGCACGGGGGACCCCCACACCCGCGTACGAGAGCTCGGCCAGTGGCGCCGTGACTGTGACGGCCCTGGAGGCGCTGCTGTGCCCCTCGGCCACCGCGAGCCAAGTCTGCTCCGACCCGCCGTGCGAGACCCATGACACGGGCACCACCCACACCGCCACTACCTCGAATGCCGGCAGCGCCCAGCGGGTCTGCTCCAACCCGCCCTGCGAGACCCATGAGACGGGCACCACCCACACGCCCACCACGGCCACGTCCAACGGGGGTGCGGGCCAGCCTGAGGGCGGGCAGCAGCCCCCCGCCGGCCGCCCCTGCGAGACACACCAGACCACGTCCACCGGTACCACCATGTCGGTCGGTGTGGGCACCTTGCTCCCCGTGGAGTCCGGCTTGGAGGTGGCGGCGCCTCCCTCCATCGCCCCCCAGGCTGCTGCTTCGTTGCTGGCTCCTTTCCCGACGCAGAGGGTGTGCTCCAACCCCCCTTGTGAGACGCACGAGACGGGCACCACACACACGGCCACCACCGTCACCTCGAACATGAGCTCAAACCAAG ATCCCCCACCAGCCGCCAGTGACCAGGGAGACGTGGAGAGCACCCAGGGCGACAGCGTGAACATCACCAGCTCCAGTGCCGTTACGACAACCGTGTCCTCCACACTGACGAGGGCTGTGACCACTGTGACACAGTCCACCCCGGTCCCGGGCCCCTCGGTACCG AAGATCTCATCAATGACTGAGGCTACCCCAGGGGCTCTGACCACCGAAGTCCCCATCCCAGCCACGATAACAGTGACCATAGCCAACACAGAAACTTCTGACATGCCCTTCTCTGCTGTTGACATCCTGCAGCCCCCAGAGGAACTCCAGGCCTCGCCAGGGCCCCGCCAGCAGCTTCCGCCACGGCAGCTCCTGCAACCCGCCTCCACGCCCCTGATGGGGGAGTCCGCCGAGGTCCTGTCAGCCTCCCAGACCCCTGAGCTCCAAGCTGCCGTGGATCTGAGCGGTACAGGGGACCCGTCTTCGGGCCAGGAGCCCGCCAGCTCCGCCGTGGTGGCCACTGTGGTGGTCCAGCCGCCCCCGCCTACGCAGTCTGAAGTAGACCAGCTGTCGCTTCCTCAAGAGCTGATGGCCGAGGCCCAGGCAGGCACCACCACCCTCATGGTGACGGGGCTCACCCCCGAGGAGCTGGCGGTCACCGCTGCCGCTGAAGCAGCCGCCCAGGCTGCAGCCACCGAGGAGGCCCAGGCCCTGGCCATCCAGGCGGTGCTCCAGGCTGCGCAGCAGGCCGTCATGG GCACCGGGGAGCCCATGGACACGTCTGAGGCGGCGGCGGCCGTGACGCAGGCCGAGCTGGGCCACCTGTCCGCCGAGGGCCAGGAGGGCCAGGCCACCACCATCCCCATCGTGCTGACGCAGCAGGAGCTGGCCGCTCTGgtgcagcaacagcagcagctgcAGGAGGCACAGGCCCAGCAGCACCACCACCTGCCCACCGAGGCCCTGGCGCCTGCCGACAGCCTCAACGACCCGGCCATCGAGAGCAACTGCCTCAACGAGCTGGCCGCCGCCGTCCCCAACACCGTGGCCCTGCTGCCCTCCACGGCCACTGAGA GCCTGGCTCCGTCCAACACGTTTGTGGCCCCCCAGCCGGTCGTGGTAGCCAGCCCTGCCAAACTACAGGCCGCGGCGACCCTGACTGAAGTGGCCAATGGCATCGAGTCCCTGGGCGTG aAGCCAGACTTACCGCCCCCGCCCAGCAAAGCCCCTGTGAAGAAGGAGAACCAGTGGTTCGACGTGGGCGTCATTAAGGGTACCAATGTAATGGTGACACACTATTTCCTGCCACCAGACGATGCCGTCCCATCTGAC GATGACTCGGGCGCCGTCCCCGACTACAGCCAGCTGAAGAAACAGGAGCTGCAGCCGGGCACGGCCTACAAGTTCCGTGTCGCTGGGGTCAACGCCTGCGGCCGGGGGCCCTTCAGCGAGATCTCTGCTTTCAAGACGTGTCTGCCCGGCTTCCCGGGGGCTCCCTGTGCCATTAAAATCAGCAAA AGTCCAGATGGTGCTCACCTCACCTGGGAGCCGCCGTCCGTGACGTCCGGCAAGATCATCGAGTACTCGGTGTACCTGGCCATCCAGAGCTCGCAGGCCGGTGGCGAGCCCAAGAGCTCTGCCCCGGCCCAGCTGGCCTTCATGCGGGTGTACTGCgggcccagcccctcctgctTGGTGCAGTCGTCCAGCCTCTCCAACGCCCACATTGACTACACCACCAAGCCCGCCATCATCTTCCGCATCGCCGCCCGCAACGAGAAGGGCTACGGCCCTGCCACCCAAGTCAGGTGGCTGCAAG AAACCAGTAAAGACAGCTCCGGCGCCAAGCCAGCCAGCAAGCGGCCCATGTCCTCTCCGGAAAT gAAATCCGCTCCAAAGAAATCTAAGGCAGATGGTCAGTGA